The nucleotide sequence TACGATCCATAACACCTGGTGCTGGAGATTCAATCGGACGAGTTTTACCTGTTTCAATGGCACCTTTTCCGTCGATTGCTTGGCCAAGTGGATTTACTACACGTCCTAGTAATTCCTCCCCAACAGGCACTTCCATAATACGACCAGTACGTTTTACTTCATCTCCTTCACGAATTTCCGTGTAAGGACCTAAGATTACGATACCGACATTGTTTTCCTCTAAGTTCTGTGCCATACCCATGACACCATTTGAAAATTCAACGAGCTCCCCAGCCATTACATTATCAAGGCCGTGCGCACGTGCAATACCGTCACCAATCTCGATAACTGTACCAACATCAGAAACTTGAATATCTGATTGATAATTTTCAATCTGCTGTTTAATCAGTGAACTGATTTCTTCAGCTTTTATGCTCATGCCATTTCACCCCTATCATCCTTAATTAGCTGACACTATGCTTCGCTCTAATCGAGTGAGCTTACCTGAAATCGATCCATCATAAATCGTGTTCCCAACTCTAATCTTGATTCCACCGATAATGCTTGGATCTACAATATTTTCGATTTTTAACACGTTGATGTTTAGCTTTTTAGCAAACACCTTAGAAATTTCTTCTTGTTCATCAATGGATAACTCACGAACGGAATAAACTTTTGCTTCTGCAATGCCCTTCTGTTCGTTTGCTAATTGAATGAAGTGTGAGATCACATCCGGAATAATTTCTTCACGGTGACGATCTACAAGAATAAATAATGTATGAATCACTTCACTAGAGAAGTCCTTTAACGATTCCTTTAGAAGGTTCTTTTTATCAGAAGCACTTACTTTCGGATTCGTTAGAAAGGTTAGAAGCTCTGGGCTTTGTTTTACAATTTGATCCAAAGCTCGAATTTCTTCCTCCAACTCTACTAAGCGAGATTTTTCTTGTGCAAGTTGAAAAAGAGCATCGGCATAACGCTTGGAAACTACTGCTTCACTCATCGCTCTTCTCCTACCTCTTTAATATATTCGGAAATCAATTTCTCTTGATCTTGTGCACTAATCTCTTTTTCAATTACTTTAGTAGCAATTTGTACAGAGAGTGTTGCCACTTGATCTTGAAGGGCTTGGATTGCTTTTTCTTTCTCGTTGTTGATGTCTTCTTGAGCCGCTTCTTTTATACGATCTGCTTCTTTACGAGCAGAAGCAATGATATCTTGTTCTTGCTTTTGACCAGCTTTTTTCGCCTCTTCAATGATAGCTTGTGCTTCTTGACGAGTTTGTTTTAATTGCTCGTTTGCTTCACGAGAAGCACGCTCTGCTTCTTGGCGATTTTTTTCAGCTGTTTCAATTTCGTTTGCAATATGGTCTTCCCTTTGTTTCATGACATTCATCAATGGTCCCCACGCAAATTTGCGAAGTAGGGCTAGTAATACTAGGAAGAAAAATAGTTGAACTAGCATGTCTCCCGTTAGTAGACCACCAATTCCACCACCAGCTTGTATCGTCAACCAACCTGTTAATGATTGCACAGATTTCACTCCTTTCGAAACAACGCAATAAATTCTAAAGAATTACTCCAGCTTTTTCCTTTGCGAATAGGTTCCTAATCGTAAAGGAATGGCGAAAGTTCAACTAAGTTTGACCTTCGCCATTTGCATATAAAATCTGTTACATCACGATTAGTGCGATTACAACAGCGATGATCGGCATTGCCTCTACTAGACCGATACCAATAAACATTGTTGTTTGAAGTGCACTGCGCAATTCTGGTTGACGCGCAATCCCTTCTACTGTACGACTTACGATTAAACCGTTACCAATACCAGCACCAAGTGCCGCTAATCCTACTGCTATTGCAGCTGCTAAAGCTCCCATAATGAAAATCCTCCTCATAATATATAAAAATTTAATTTGTTTCCCCTATGAACTTGGAGTGTCAATTACTTTCAACTGACATCCGTCAGCAGGGTTGAAACCTCACTGGCGGAAGTTTCGAAAAAATATTATTAATGGTCACTGCTCACTTTGTGAGACATATAAACCATTGTTAACATAGTGAAAATGAATGCTTGAATGGCACCTACGAATAAACTGAATCCTTGCCAAGCTAGCATCGGAATCGCACCACCTAGGAATCCAACGACACCTGAAGCGGCTAAACCTGCAAGCATCGTTAAAAGTACCTCACCTGCATAAATGTTACCGAAAAGACGAAGTCCTAACGTTAACGTATTAGAAAACTCCTCCAGTAATTTTACTGGGAATAAGAACCACATTGGGCGGAAATAATCTTTCCCGTATTCTTTGACACCTTTTACTTTAATCCCATAGTAATGAGTTAAAACGATAACCATAGCAGATAGTGTCAACGTAATACCTGGATCCGAAGTCGGTGACTTCCACCATAGTTGATGATGACTATCGGTCACCATGAAGGCTACCCCAAGTAAGTTACTGATAAAAATGTAGGTAATCAAAGTTAACCCCAATGGAAGAAAGGTTTTACCCGTTTTCCAATCCATTGTATCTCCAATAATTCCTTTTACGAAATCAATAACCCATTCCATAAAATTCTGGAGACCCGTCGGCTTCATTTGAAGCCTTCTTGAAGCTGCTACACCTAAGATAAAAACAATCAGAGATGCAATCGCAATCATCAATACATTAGATAGGTTAAAATCTAACCAAGATATTCCAAACACATCGAGAGCCAAAGGTTTTTCATGTTCCAAATCTTTCACCCCTCTTCCTTATGCAAATCTCTTGATTTAAGTAGTGCAAAATCTATCATAATAACAACATAAGCTGTCATTAATCCTATAATTACTGCTATAAGATGGAAGTATTCCTCAAAGCGTAGAGCGATTAAAGCGGCGGCTGCGCCAGATGCTAATCGCGTAAAAGTGCCAATGCCTCGCATTTGACGATTTTGAATGGTAGCTAATCCTAGCTGATTGATCTTTCGTTGCATAAGCCATAAATTGTAAAAGCTTATAACGGTTCCAAGGAGAAGTCCGAGGAAGATACGTGGATATGGTGTAAACCCCGCACCTACAACTAAAAGCGATAGAAGGTAGAACATCCATTTTCGTTGACGGGTTATCATACTATCATATTGATTCATATCTTATCCCCCGTATGTACAAATAGAAGTTCTTTCACATAGCATGATTTTACATGTACCAGAAATACGTAGAATAATCTTCCAAATATCTGTGATTTTTCCTATGTAACCCCTTACTATGCTCATCCTAAAATAGCATACAATAGGGGTTGTCCAATGTCAATCTGTACGTTTATAGAATTTCCGGAACAATCAAACTACAAAATATGTATAAGTTGTGTGCATAGTCACAATCATTATACTCGAAAAAAGTTGGTTTGATTTCGACAACTTTGTGACATTACAAAAACTTAACGAAGAGTGGAATGCACCTATTTCTCGCATCCCACTTTCTTCCATTAATTAGTTGTTTTGAATTTCCAATGGTACCTGCTTGTAATAGGTCATGCCATCCTTCATCGTGACGGTGATATTCGCTAAATAACTCCCACCATTACCGACGTTCCGTTCATCCATTACTCCTTCAGTCAAACCTTCTCCAAGTTCTTCTAAATGGATTAGTGTTCTATTGAACTGTAGCGTGTTTGGATTGTATAAATCAACTGTAACACCCTCAGCGCCAGCTGGTAAATATAACCGATACTCATACTTCCCATCCGAGAATGCCTCCATCCCAAATTCAAAGCCCATTATTTTCGGGAAATTAGCGTTCTTATTTACAAATAGATACGGAAGCTCAAAGCTTTGATTATCTGTTTTCAAGGTCAACCATCCTTGTTGTATGCCTTCCTGCAATTGAGTCGTTGTTACATCTAATTGAATCGGAACCGTCTTTGTCTGGCCAGCTTTTATCGTAAAGCTCATTGGAAAATGCCAACGAAGCCCTTGCTTTTGGTCCGGCAAATTAAAATGATAAGTCTGGTCTTTGTTCGAAACATTTTCAATCTCTAGCTTATAGGAAACATCTTCCTTCATCTCCTCAAGCTTACCAAGGGAAAGCAAAGGGTTATGAATGATTGTCTTCGTCTCAATCGCTTCGTCTATTCGCATTCTTCCCATTCCTTGATCGATTGGGTCATAGCGACCTCCCGTTTTGTCCTCTATTGGAAGTGCCGTTGTTAATAGAGCTCCTTTTATCTGTTCTGGTGACCATTTCGGATGTGCTTGCTTCACAAGCGCTGCCCCTCCAGCGACGTGCGGTGCTGCCATACTCGTACCTTGTAGCTCTTGATAGCCTCCTGGAACGGTACTGTTAATCGCAGCTCCTGGAGCTACTATTTCTGGTTTGATGTCCCACGAGACTGTAACTGGGCCACGTGAACTGAAGGAAGCCATCCTATCCTGTGATGTCTCATATATGGTGTCTATCCATTGGTTTTCCTCTACCATATTTTTCATTAACCACTCTCCATCCCTTTTTGAAAGAGAGGCTACTGGTATTTTTATCTCTTTTTCTTTGTCATTGAGCCCACCTTGAAAGGGACCCTTTTCATTATTAAAAATGAGGACAGCTTTCGCTCCAGCTTCCTCTGCTTTTCTCGCCTTTTCTTCGAATGGTATTTCCCCACGTTCCATTAGCACGATTTTTCCTCGGGCATGTTCAATGTCTTCCTTACCGATTCCACCATAAACAATCTGATACTTTTTTTGAAGATTCCAAGCAACAGACCCCATCAATGTTGTAAGAGGGATTTTCTTATCTGTAAAGGAATCAAATAGGTAAGGAGACTTTAGTGGAGGGGTAGAAGCTCCTACGGATATAGCTTTATCGGAGGTAGCTGGTGAACCAACAGTCCAGTTATTCGGCCCAGCGTTTCCATTTGCAATAACCATGGTGACTCCTTTTTCAATTGCCTTGTTTACAGCAATCGTAGTCGGCCAATCCGGCCCATTTACTGTATTTCCTAGGGACATATTAATGACATCCATTCCATCATCGACTGCTTTTTCTAAAGCTGCGATGACTTGAACAGATGTCCCCATGCCACCAGGCCCCAACGCTCGATAGCCGTAAAGCTCGGCATTAGGAGCTATTCCTTTCATTTTTCCGTTGGCAGCAATAATCCCAGAGACATGTGTTCCGTGTAAAGTCGGTTTCCCTTGTTCAGGCAAAGTTTCCATCGGTTCCTCATCTAGGTCGACTAGATCATATCCTCCCTCGTAACTGGAGGCTAAATCTGGATGCGTGTAATCCACTCCTGTGTCAATGACGCCGACTTTGACTCCTTCTCCATCGTACTTTACGGGTTCATCCAGGGAAGAGGAGGGAGCTTTTAAAAACGGAATACTTGTATTCACATTCATGGTTTTATATGTGCGAACTGGATAAGAATTTTCTATATCCTCCATGAGCGTAATCTCTTCGATGTCTCGCTTGTCCCCTTTTAACGCGATAGCATTTAAAAGGGTATCATACACTTCCACCACTTCCACGAATGGGTGATGATCTTCTATGTATGCTTTGTGTTGGTAGGGATTCCCACTCACTTCCACAATGACAGAAGTTTGGTCAGATTCTACTTGGCTTTTCGCGTTTATAGGAACAAATCCCATTAGTAAGGTTAAAGCTACGGTTAGTTTTGCGAACTTCCACATAGAATCCTCTCCTCATGTTTTTTAGTTCTTAGTGTCTGTTGGAGGAGAGAATTCCATACATAAAAAGAAAAAGCCTAGAGAAAATCTCTAGACTTTGTGTACTTCTTATTTCGTTCCAAACAAGCGATCGCCAGCATCACCAAGACCTGGGACGATGTAGCCTTTTTCATTTAGTTTTTCATCTAGTGCGGCCAAATAAATGTCCACATCTGGGTGCTCTTCTTGAATGACTTTTACTCCTTCTGGTGCCGCGATTAAGCACATCAGCTTAATATTGTTTGCTCCACGCTTTTTCAAGGAGTGAATCGCGTCATTTGCTGATCCCCCTGTTGCAAGCATCGGATCAATGACAATAAGCTCTCTTTCTTCAATATCAGAAGGCAGCTTAATATAATACTCTACCGGCTTTAACGTTTCTGGGTCGCGGTACAAACCAACATGTCCTACTTTAGCAGCTGGAATTAAACGTAGGATTCCATCTACCATTCCTAATCCAGCACGAAGAATCGGAACTAGTCCAATTTTTTTACCTGAAAGAATTTTCGTTTTAGCTGTTGTAACTGGTGTATCAATCGTAATTTCTTCTAACGGCATGTCTCTTGTTATTTCAAACGCCATGAGGCCTGCCACTTCGTCGACTAACTCACGGAATTCTTTTGTTCCTGTACTCTTCTTTCTTATGTATGTTATCTTATGCTGAATTAACGGATGATCTAACACATATACATTACCCAAGACCCGATCACTCCTTAAAATTTTTACATCTTCAAAATTGTACTGAAAATAAGAGACTCTTTCAAGCCTAATATTTGCTTGATTACTCTTTTACATTCCTACATGTAAAAATACCCCTACCACTAGAAACGTGGCGAGGGGTTTTAATTCTTATTGATAGAGAGGGAATCGACTAGTTAATGCCTCTACTCGATCCTGTACTTCTTTTAGCTTTGCTTCGTCTTCATGATTTTTTAAAGTGGTGGCAATGATGGAAGCAATCTCATCCATTTCTTCCAAGCCAAATCCTCTCGTCGTTACAGCTGCTGTACCGATACGTACACCGCTTGTTACAAACGGACTTTCTGGATCGAATGGGATCGTATTTTTATTCGTCGTTACTCCAACATCATCTAATGCTTTTTCTGCCACTTTACCAGTTAAGTTCAATGGACGTACATCTAATAAAAGTAAGTGGTTATCCGTTCCACCAGATACGATGCGAATGCCTTCGTTTTGTAATGCTTCACTTAAGCGTTGGGCATTGTCAATAATTTGCTTCGCGTAGGCTTTGAAGTCCTCGGATAATGCTTCTTTCAACGCCACTGCTTTCGCAGCAATCACGTGCATTAACGGGCCACCTTGAATACCTGGAAAGATTGATTTATCGATTTGCTTCGCAAACTCTTCTTTACAAAGAATCATTCCACCACGTGGTCCACGTAACGTTTTATGCGTCGTTGTTGTTACAAAATCTGCATAAGGTACTGGACTTGGATGGTGTCCTGTTGCCACAAGACCAGCGATATGCGCCATATCTACCATTAAGTATGCGCCTACTACATCAGCAATTTCACGGAACTTTTGGAAGTCTATCTTACGAGGATAAGCACTAGCTCCAGCAACGATTAGCTTTGGTTTCACTTCTTTTGCCTTGTTTAAGATGTCTACATAATTTAGTTGTTCGGTTTCTTGGTCCACGCCATATTCTACGAAGTTATAAAGCTTTCCACTGAAGTTCACCGGACTACCGTGTGTTAAATGTCCACCATGGCTTAGGTTCATCCCTAAAACGGTATCACCCGGCTCTAGCACGGAAAAATATACAGCCATGTTTGCTTGTGCTCCAGAGTGTGGTTGCACGTTAACGTGATCGGCACCAAATAATTCTTTAGCACGGTCACGAGCAAGATTTTCAGCTACGTCCACATACTCACAGCCACCATAATACCTTTTGCCCGGATAGCCTTCTGCATATTTATTGGTTAATACAGAGCCTTGCGCTTCCATTACCGCTTCGGTTACGAAGTTTTCCGATGCAATCAGTTCAATCTTGTCATTTTGACGCTTTCTTTCGTCTTCCATTGCTTGAAAAAGTTCTGGATCGAATTGTTTTACGTGTTCCATCGTAGAATCCCCCTGTACGTGTAATAATTTATATAGACACATGTAAACATGTTTCTCCCTAAATGCGTAAGACTATCTCATCTGATTATCTGGGTATTCAGCCCGTTTTCCACCTATTAACTTCGGTCTTGTTCGAGCTGTATTCACTCGTGCATGGCCAACATATCTCTGCTTGAAACGAAGTGGAATCGCAACTGGTTTTAGATGCATGCCAATCATCGTTTCCCCGATATCCATCCCCGCATCTGCTACAATACTTTCTACTAACACGGGATCTTGAAACTGTTTAAAGGCGTACGAAGCCATCGATCCCCCTGCAGTTGGAACGGGAACAGCCGTTACTTCTGTTAATCCTCTTCTTATCGCCGTTTCTCTTTCCACAACAATCGCTCTATTTAAGTGCTCGCAGCATTGGTAGGCTACTTCTATGCCTGTTTGTTGTTTCAGCTGATCGATTTTATCAAAAATAATAGTAGCGATTTCTTCACTTCCGGATGTCCCAATTCGTTGTCCTGCCACTTCGCTCGTCGAGCAACCGACGACAAATAGTTGACCAGCCTTTAAGTAATCACTCCTCAGCCACTCCTCCACAATGCTAGCAAGTTCAACGGACCACTTTTCTAAGTCAAGATTACTCATTAGAAATCCCTACTTTTCCTCGTATTCACTAATCTTGTTGATTCGGTTTTCGTGGCGACCAGCTTGGAATTCTGTGTGTAACCATGTTTTCACGATTTCTACCGCGAGCCCAGGACCAATCACACGCTCGCCCATCGTAATCATGTTTGAGTTATTGTGCTCCCTCGTCGCTTTTGCACTGAACACATCATGCACTAGAGCTGCACGAATTCCTTTTACCTTGTTTGCGCTAATCGACATTCCAATGCCAGTTCCGCAAATTAAAATTCCTTTATCAAATTCTCCACTAGCAACCCTTTCCGCTGCTGGAATAGCGTAGTCTGGATAATCAACAGAATCCTCACAATCACAACCAATATCCTCAAAGTCAATATTGGATTCCTTTAAAAGGTTCGCAATTTCTTGACGTAAATTTACTCCACCATGATCTGAAGCTAGAATCACTCGCATGGATGAAACCCCCATTCTTATTTTTCTTGGTTCTCTATTTTCTCAACAAGTAAATCAATATACGTTTCTAATTCCACTAATGTTTGTTGATAAACAGGAAGACTTCCTCCGAATGGATCGGAAATATCCAAATTAGGTAAGCTATTTTCTAATTGTTGAATCTCCCTTAATTCCGTACTAAGTTTATCATACATTTGATCATTCGTTAGGAATTTTCCTTCTTTATTAATAATGTTTGCACGTTTTTCTTCTAAAGCCGCATAAGCCTGCTTGAGTTGTTCCCATGCCTCTGATTTTCCTTCTAACACATATTCCTTTAACGTGTAAATTTTATCATAGTAATCAGGGAATTGAGACACTAAAGACTGTTTATGCTGTGTAGTCATTGTTAAAATAATATCTGCCCAGTGCAAATTCTCAGCTGTAGTAGGCTGGGATTGATGATCGAGTGTAATCCCTTTTTCTAAAAGTGTGTCAACCGTGCCTTGTGAAGGGCGCTGTCCTAACCCAGCAAAAATCCCGCCAGATTGAACTTCAAAATCTGGACGTTTCTTTCTTAACAAAGCCTCAGCCATCGGGCTTCTGCACGTATTTCCGGTACAAACAAATAATATTCTCATGAAGTCGTCCTCCAGAACGGTCTCTTTGTGAAAAACTATATCATATCCTTCCCACCGCGACAAAGAAAGATGTATGGGTATTGGTTGATCTGGATGTGCTGGCGGAATGGATGGGGATGGGTGTTAGACTCGGAAGCGCCTGATTATTTAAGAATGGAGGTTAAACATGCCGTAAACGTCAAAAAGCCAAGAGCAACTGCTCCTGACTTTTATCCAAAAATAATTCGGAGCCCAAAGGCACATAAAATACTGCCACCTAATAGCTCACTATAAATGCCCAGCAACCCTCGCGCTTTCCTGCCTAATAATAGACCTGTCCAGGTTAGAAGCATGCTAAAAAAACCAAAGAGCGCTAACGCAAGTGCAACTTGCACTCCTGACATCCCGAGGCTTAATCCAACGGAAAAGCTATCCAGGCTAACGCTTATGGAAAAAATAGCTAGTCCAAAGCCTACAGGACTTAAAATTTGTTTATCTTCGTGATTAAAGGAGGAAAGAATCATTTGGACCCCTATCGCGATGAGTAGGAGACCTCCCCCGATAATGGCAAATCCTTCAATTTTGGTCGAGATAAATTGACCAATCATAATTCCTAGAAAAGGCATAGCGATATGGAAAAATCCTACCGTTATCCCGATCATAGCAATTCGCTTTAGACGTAAGGCTTGCATTCCCATTCCTAGCCCTACAGAAAATGCATCCATGCCTAACGCAATTGCCATAAAGCAAAGGGAAATAAATTCCCCGATCTGCAAACCCGGCATACTGCCAACCCCTCTCTGGACATGCTAGTTAACTATATGCGTGAGAGGGATTGAATATGTCAGAGTAACTGGGTTCATCGTTTTAAAGTACCTACGGATAAATCTATCCTATTTGTTTTGTCGCAGCTTTTGTTAGACGATTCATGATAGCCTGACCGACCCCGTCGTATGGAAAGCTTTCACAAAGAATCACATCAAAATCCTGTTCTTTGAAATGACGAAGAGCGTCGTATAGGTGGCGAGCAACTTCTTCTAAATGGTTTCGTGATCCGACCATTTGGATATCCGGGGCAACTAGCTGATCTGCATATTCCTTACTTACGATGACCGCTACTTTTTTTCCTTTTTGTTGGAAGGCATCAATCTGATTTTGTATGGCTTGTGCATCTCCCTGTACTAGATAAAGTGGGACTTCGGGAGCATAATGGGTATATTTCATTCCTGGTGACCTTGGACGTAGGGACTCATCGGCTAATCCAGGGTCTACCATAACCGGTCCAATTAAGCTTTCTATATCTTCTTTTGTGATGCCTCCTGGTCTGAGAATGACCGGAATCTCCCCCGTACAATCAATAACAGTAGATTCAACCCCAACAGAGGTAGGTCCCCCGTCTAGCAATGCCGCAATTCTACCATTTAAATCTTCATAAACGTGATTTGCTGTGGTTGGGCTTGGTTTCCCTGATTGGTTCGCACTAGGTGCGGCAAGAGGTAGATTACAAGCCTGCAACAGAGCTAATGCAACAGGGTGATCTGGAATTCGAATTCCAACCGTCGATAATCCTGCTGTTACGTTTTTCGCTAATGTCTGATTACTTTCTAATATGATAGTAAGAGGTCCTGGTGTAAACCGTTCGATTAGACGATGCGCCACATCCGGTATTTGTGTTACATATTGCTTCATTTGTTCTCGATTCGCAACATGCACAATTAAAGGGTTATCCGAAGGGCGCCCCTTTGCCTTGAATATTTTAGCAACTGCTTCTTGATTGCGAGCATCCGCTCCAAGTCCATAAACCGTTTCAGTCGGAAAAGCTACTACTTCTCCTTGCTTTAAGAGCTCACTAGCCAATTGAATATATTCATCACCCGTCGTCGGATTGTTTATCTTCCAATAGTTTGTTTCTTCTTTCATCATGATCGCCTCAATCTTTTCCTATTAACATGTTATCCACAATTATGAAAGGTTGTTGATTTTTTCGCAAGTGAGTCATGTTATATGCTTTCGGGGAATAGATTCTGCTGGGGTGGGGAAAAACCGGCCCGAGGGGGAATAAACTTTGCCTGTGAGGGAAATTCCTTAATCCAAAGGGGAATATAACTCGCACGAGAGGGAAATTACTCGCCGAAGGGGAATATAACTCGCACGAGAGGGAAATTACTCAATCCGAAGGGGAATATACCCTGCACGAGGGGGAAATTACTCGCCGAAGGGGAATATATCTCGCACGAGAGGGAAATTACTCAATCCGAAGGGGAATATACTCTGCACGAGAGGGAAATTACTCGCCGAAGGGGAATATATCTCGCACGAAAGGGAAATTACTCAATCCGAAGGGGAATATAACTCGCACGGGAGGGAAATTCCTTAATCCGAAGGGGAATATACCCCGCACGAGAGGGAAATACCTTGCCGAAGGGGAATATAACTCGTACGAGAGGGAAATTCCTTAATCCAAAGGGGAATATAACTCGCACGAGAGGGAAATTACTCGCCGAAGGGGAATATACCCCGCACGAGAGGGAAATTACTCAATCCGAAGGGGGATATAACTCGAATGAGAGGAAAATTCCTCACCAAAGGGCAAAAACCCCAATCCGATGGCGAGTAACCAGCCTAACGTCAATATCCAAGCAAGAACGAACGCTTAACACACGAAAAATCCTTCCCAAAAACAGGAAGGATCTCATCTATCCACATTCACACACAAGTTATTCACACCACTTATCCACAAATGTGTATAACTAAGTCTATTTCACTTCTATCTTCCACCAGCTTCCACGGTTCTCTAACAATTCTTCTGCAAATGCCGGGGTGTCCACACGCTTAAAATGAATCATTTGTAATAATGTATCCAGTGTAGTTTGGTGACTATATACAAAAAGGGACTCCCCCTCTTTTTCCTTTGCTAACGCGATGGCAGATTCTAAGATAGCCAAAGGAAAAGTAGCGGGAACGCCTTCCTTCATATATAAGCTTTTTAACCATAATCCGTTGCTTTTCACGGGAGAAAGGGCAAAGTATGCCTTATACGTTCCTTCATGTTCTACAAGATAGCCGTACTGCTTCAGAGATTGTTTTTCTTCAAACTGACTCCACTTTTCTTCGAAGAAATCGTGCAAAACTTTTTCATCTAAACCTGCTGTATCAATGAATTTCAATGGTTCCACTCCCTATCTGCTATGATCACATCTATTTCTAGTATTCTATAGTATGAAATCGATAGGGTGTAATATGCTAGATTTTCTAAATTCGGTTAGAAACCGAGCCATTCAAGCAAGAAGAATTTCACTTCTACC is from Radiobacillus kanasensis and encodes:
- a CDS encoding low molecular weight protein arginine phosphatase translates to MRILFVCTGNTCRSPMAEALLRKKRPDFEVQSGGIFAGLGQRPSQGTVDTLLEKGITLDHQSQPTTAENLHWADIILTMTTQHKQSLVSQFPDYYDKIYTLKEYVLEGKSEAWEQLKQAYAALEEKRANIINKEGKFLTNDQMYDKLSTELREIQQLENSLPNLDISDPFGGSLPVYQQTLVELETYIDLLVEKIENQEK
- a CDS encoding manganese efflux pump MntP, with product MPGLQIGEFISLCFMAIALGMDAFSVGLGMGMQALRLKRIAMIGITVGFFHIAMPFLGIMIGQFISTKIEGFAIIGGGLLLIAIGVQMILSSFNHEDKQILSPVGFGLAIFSISVSLDSFSVGLSLGMSGVQVALALALFGFFSMLLTWTGLLLGRKARGLLGIYSELLGGSILCAFGLRIIFG
- a CDS encoding L-threonylcarbamoyladenylate synthase; the encoded protein is MKEETNYWKINNPTTGDEYIQLASELLKQGEVVAFPTETVYGLGADARNQEAVAKIFKAKGRPSDNPLIVHVANREQMKQYVTQIPDVAHRLIERFTPGPLTIILESNQTLAKNVTAGLSTVGIRIPDHPVALALLQACNLPLAAPSANQSGKPSPTTANHVYEDLNGRIAALLDGGPTSVGVESTVIDCTGEIPVILRPGGITKEDIESLIGPVMVDPGLADESLRPRSPGMKYTHYAPEVPLYLVQGDAQAIQNQIDAFQQKGKKVAVIVSKEYADQLVAPDIQMVGSRNHLEEVARHLYDALRHFKEQDFDVILCESFPYDGVGQAIMNRLTKAATKQIG